A window of Rufibacter sp. LB8 contains these coding sequences:
- a CDS encoding ATP-binding protein encodes MTPSEEAALPALLEALSFSPDNVPLRKHVAAIYTKLNKLEEAEAHLLLALPHAPQDNSLKLQLAQTFFKRGKYSAAFVVVEELHTSDYSPAEVDLLHARLLLATQEPEQALEKYRQATSQNPGLQDAALEAEIMAQAHPGVSAQDLKVPSEAQAIETSSQVERPTIKFKDVGGMEKVKEEIEMKIIHPLKHPDLYKAYGKKIGGGILMYGPPGCGKTLLARATAGEVNASFISVGINDILDMWIGNSEKNLHQVFELARAQAPCVLFFDEVDALGASRNDMRKSGGRHLINQFLSELDGVEYSNEGVLILAATNTPWNMDSAFRRPGRFDRIVFVTPPDQPARQTILDVMLEGKPTHKLNTEALAKKAKDFSGADLKAVVDVAVEQKLRESMKKGVALPLEQNDLSKAVDQVRPSTKEWFGTARNYALYSNENGLYDEILDYLGLKK; translated from the coding sequence ATGACCCCATCTGAAGAGGCCGCGCTGCCCGCCTTGCTGGAAGCCTTATCGTTTTCACCCGACAATGTGCCGCTACGCAAACACGTGGCTGCTATTTATACCAAGCTTAACAAGCTGGAAGAAGCCGAAGCTCACTTACTCCTGGCCTTGCCCCACGCCCCGCAAGATAATTCCCTGAAATTGCAGCTGGCTCAAACCTTTTTCAAACGCGGCAAATACTCAGCGGCGTTTGTGGTGGTAGAAGAGTTGCACACCTCAGATTATAGCCCCGCCGAAGTGGATTTGCTGCACGCCCGCCTCCTGCTGGCCACGCAAGAACCGGAACAAGCCCTGGAGAAATACCGCCAGGCCACCAGCCAAAACCCCGGTTTGCAAGATGCGGCATTGGAGGCAGAAATTATGGCGCAGGCGCACCCCGGCGTATCGGCCCAAGACTTGAAAGTGCCTTCAGAAGCGCAGGCCATTGAAACCAGCAGCCAGGTTGAAAGACCCACCATCAAATTCAAAGATGTGGGCGGCATGGAAAAGGTGAAAGAGGAGATTGAGATGAAAATCATCCATCCGCTAAAGCACCCAGATTTGTACAAGGCCTACGGCAAGAAAATTGGCGGCGGAATCCTGATGTACGGTCCGCCGGGCTGCGGGAAAACCTTGTTGGCCCGCGCCACAGCCGGTGAGGTGAACGCGTCGTTTATCTCGGTGGGCATCAATGACATACTGGACATGTGGATTGGCAACTCAGAGAAAAACCTGCACCAGGTCTTTGAACTGGCCCGCGCCCAGGCACCCTGCGTGTTGTTTTTTGACGAAGTAGACGCCCTGGGCGCCAGCCGTAACGATATGCGCAAAAGCGGCGGCCGGCACCTCATCAACCAATTCTTGTCTGAGCTAGACGGCGTAGAATATTCTAATGAAGGCGTTCTGATTCTGGCTGCCACCAACACGCCCTGGAACATGGACTCGGCGTTCCGGCGGCCGGGGCGTTTTGACCGCATTGTGTTTGTGACGCCACCCGACCAACCGGCCCGCCAAACTATTCTGGACGTGATGCTGGAAGGCAAACCCACCCACAAACTCAACACCGAGGCCCTCGCCAAAAAAGCCAAAGATTTCTCCGGGGCAGATTTGAAAGCCGTGGTAGACGTGGCCGTGGAGCAAAAGCTGCGCGAATCCATGAAAAAAGGCGTGGCGCTGCCGCTGGAGCAGAATGATTTGAGCAAAGCGGTGGACCAGGTGCGGCCTTCTACCAAAGAATGGTTCGGGACGGCCCGCAACTACGCGTTGTACTCCAATGAAAACGGCCTGTATGACGAAATCCTGGACTACCTGGGCCTAAAGAAATAA
- a CDS encoding 2-isopropylmalate synthase has protein sequence MSVQKIQIFDTTLRDGEQVPGCKLNMDEKLIIARQLELLGVNVIEAGFAVSSPGDFAAIQAIAAQTKEATVCGLSRAVENDIKVAAEALKSARYPRIHTGIGTSDSHVKYKLRTTQADVIERAVWAVKYAKSFVEDVEFYAEDAGRTDNEFLAMVCEAVIKAGATVLNIPDTTGYCLPEEYGAKIKYLYENVRGVQNVTLSTHCHNDLGLATANSIAGVVNGARQIECTINGVGERAGNTALEEVVMILRQHPYLKLDTSVNTKLLTETSHLVSHMMRMNVQPNKAIVGANAFAHSSGIHQDGVIKHRETYEIIDPKEVGAEDSSIVLTARSGRAALAYRMQKLGYALEKEALDKAYAAFLAVADKKKEVVDEDLHVMVEQDNLVSAT, from the coding sequence ATGTCGGTCCAGAAGATACAAATATTTGATACAACGCTGCGCGATGGGGAGCAAGTACCCGGCTGCAAATTAAACATGGATGAAAAGTTAATCATCGCGCGGCAACTGGAACTTCTGGGCGTGAATGTAATAGAAGCAGGCTTCGCGGTTTCCAGCCCCGGCGACTTTGCCGCCATCCAGGCCATTGCGGCCCAAACCAAGGAAGCCACGGTCTGCGGCTTGTCCCGCGCGGTGGAAAATGATATTAAAGTGGCCGCCGAGGCCTTGAAAAGCGCCCGCTATCCCAGAATTCATACGGGCATAGGCACCTCAGATTCGCACGTGAAATACAAGCTGCGCACCACCCAGGCAGATGTGATTGAGCGCGCCGTCTGGGCCGTAAAGTACGCCAAAAGTTTTGTGGAAGACGTGGAGTTCTACGCCGAAGACGCTGGCCGCACCGACAACGAGTTCCTGGCCATGGTCTGCGAAGCCGTTATCAAAGCGGGCGCTACCGTCTTGAACATTCCAGACACCACCGGCTACTGCCTGCCCGAAGAATACGGTGCGAAGATAAAATACCTCTACGAGAACGTGCGCGGCGTGCAGAACGTGACCCTTTCCACGCATTGCCACAATGACCTGGGTTTGGCCACCGCCAACTCCATCGCCGGCGTGGTGAACGGAGCCCGCCAGATTGAGTGTACTATTAACGGGGTAGGCGAGCGCGCCGGAAATACGGCGTTGGAGGAAGTGGTTATGATTCTCCGGCAGCACCCTTATTTAAAGTTAGACACCAGCGTAAATACCAAGCTTTTGACCGAAACCTCGCATTTGGTGAGTCACATGATGCGCATGAACGTGCAACCCAACAAGGCCATTGTGGGCGCCAACGCCTTCGCGCACAGCAGCGGCATTCACCAGGACGGTGTCATCAAGCACCGGGAAACCTACGAAATCATCGACCCTAAAGAAGTAGGAGCTGAGGATTCTTCCATTGTTTTAACCGCCCGCTCTGGCCGCGCCGCGTTGGCCTACCGTATGCAGAAGTTAGGTTATGCCCTGGAGAAAGAAGCCCTGGACAAAGCCTACGCCGCTTTTTTAGCCGTGGCCGACAAAAAGAAAGAAGTAGTAGACGAAGACCTCCACGTGATGGTGGAGCAGGACAATTTAGTTTCGGCTACCTAA
- the leuC gene encoding 3-isopropylmalate dehydratase large subunit, whose protein sequence is MAKTLVDKIWDAHVVKSIPNAGLDVFYIDRHLIHEVTSPQAFDEIEARGLPLYRKEQIVATADHNVPTKNQHLPIQEPMSRFQVDKLTENCAKHNIELYGLGHQKQGIVHVIGPELGITQPGMTIVCGDSHTSTHGAFGAIAFGIGTSQVAQVFASQCLLVSKPKSMRITVNGDVKPGVSAKDIILYVISKLGTGGATGYFVEYAGSAFRNLSMEGRMTVCNMSIEMGARGGLIAPDQTTFEYLKGREFAPKGERWEQAVAYWSTLFTDESAAFDQEFTFQAADIAPMITFGTNPGMGMALNAFIPMNVAASEQASYRKSLQYMGFAPGESLLGKEIQYVFIGSCTNSRIEDLRQVAKYVQGKQKAAHVEAIIVPGSKQVEKQAIEEGIDKVLAAAGFELREPGCSACLAMNEDKIPAGAYCVSTSNRNFEGRQGPGSRTLLASPLVAAITAVEGKIVDITQYLN, encoded by the coding sequence ATGGCAAAAACATTAGTAGATAAGATTTGGGACGCGCACGTAGTCAAATCCATTCCGAATGCTGGTTTGGATGTGTTTTACATTGACCGCCACCTGATTCATGAAGTAACCAGCCCCCAGGCTTTTGACGAGATAGAAGCGCGCGGCTTGCCCTTGTACCGCAAGGAGCAGATTGTCGCCACCGCTGACCACAACGTACCTACCAAAAACCAGCATCTGCCCATTCAGGAACCCATGTCCCGGTTTCAGGTAGATAAATTGACGGAGAACTGCGCCAAGCACAACATTGAACTGTATGGCCTGGGCCACCAGAAACAAGGAATCGTGCACGTGATTGGGCCAGAATTGGGCATCACCCAACCGGGCATGACCATCGTTTGCGGCGATAGCCACACTTCTACGCACGGTGCCTTCGGGGCCATTGCCTTCGGTATTGGAACCAGCCAGGTGGCGCAAGTATTCGCCTCGCAGTGTCTGTTGGTGAGCAAGCCCAAAAGCATGCGTATTACGGTGAACGGAGACGTGAAACCCGGCGTGAGTGCCAAAGACATTATTCTGTATGTGATTTCAAAGTTGGGCACCGGCGGCGCCACGGGCTATTTTGTGGAGTACGCCGGCAGCGCGTTCCGCAACCTGAGCATGGAAGGCCGCATGACCGTCTGCAACATGTCCATTGAAATGGGCGCCCGCGGCGGGCTGATTGCGCCAGACCAAACCACCTTTGAGTATTTAAAAGGCCGTGAGTTCGCGCCCAAAGGCGAGCGCTGGGAGCAGGCCGTAGCATACTGGTCTACTTTGTTTACCGATGAAAGCGCCGCTTTTGACCAGGAATTCACTTTTCAGGCGGCAGACATCGCGCCCATGATTACGTTCGGGACCAACCCGGGTATGGGCATGGCGCTGAACGCTTTTATTCCCATGAACGTGGCTGCCAGCGAGCAAGCCAGCTACCGGAAATCATTGCAGTACATGGGCTTCGCCCCTGGCGAGTCGTTGCTGGGCAAGGAAATTCAGTATGTGTTCATCGGGTCCTGCACCAACTCCCGCATTGAAGATTTGCGCCAGGTGGCCAAATACGTGCAGGGCAAGCAGAAAGCCGCGCACGTAGAGGCCATCATTGTGCCGGGTTCCAAGCAGGTAGAAAAACAGGCCATTGAAGAAGGAATAGACAAAGTGCTGGCCGCCGCCGGTTTTGAACTACGTGAGCCCGGTTGCAGCGCCTGCCTGGCCATGAACGAAGACAAAATTCCGGCCGGGGCCTACTGCGTCTCTACCTCTAATCGCAATTTTGAGGGCCGTCAGGGACCCGGTTCCCGCACTTTATTGGCAAGTCCACTGGTGGCTGCCATCACGGCCGTGGAAGGAAAGATTGTGGACATCACCCAATACCTGAATTAG
- the leuD gene encoding 3-isopropylmalate dehydratase small subunit, producing MEKFEILQSTAVPLPIENIDTDQIIPARFLKATSREGFGENLFRDWRFDNAGQPKADFVLNNSRYSGRILVAGKNFGCGSSREHAAWAIHDAGFKVVISSFFADIFKGNALNNGLLPLQVSDKVLVRLFAQLEADPQTKLVVNLVNQELEVPVWEEKIPFQLDAYKKECMINGYDDIDFLVNQKQAIEQYESTRPWAY from the coding sequence ATGGAAAAGTTTGAGATACTTCAATCCACGGCGGTTCCGCTGCCGATTGAGAACATAGATACTGACCAGATTATCCCGGCACGCTTTTTAAAGGCCACCTCGCGTGAGGGCTTCGGGGAGAATCTGTTCCGCGACTGGCGCTTTGACAATGCCGGCCAGCCAAAGGCGGATTTTGTGCTGAACAACAGTCGGTACAGCGGCAGAATATTGGTGGCGGGCAAGAACTTCGGGTGCGGCAGCAGCCGGGAACACGCCGCCTGGGCCATTCATGATGCCGGGTTCAAGGTGGTTATCTCCAGCTTCTTCGCCGATATTTTCAAAGGCAACGCCCTCAATAACGGCTTGTTGCCGCTGCAGGTGAGCGATAAAGTTTTGGTCAGATTGTTTGCCCAGCTAGAAGCCGACCCGCAGACCAAATTGGTGGTGAACTTAGTGAACCAGGAGTTGGAGGTGCCGGTGTGGGAAGAGAAAATCCCGTTCCAGTTGGACGCTTACAAGAAAGAATGCATGATTAACGGCTATGACGACATTGACTTTTTAGTCAACCAGAAGCAGGCCATTGAACAATACGAAAGCACCAGACCATGGGCATATTAA